The sequence AGGCCGCCTCCTTGCAGGAAATCAGCAGCTCGTCCGCAGAAGTGAGCAACGGAGTCAAGCTGAATGCGGACGGCGCAGGGCAGGCCAACAGCGCCGCAGAAAAATTGTACCAAGTGGCCGAGCAGGGCCGTGAGCACATGGCCGCCATGGTCACGGCCATGGCTGAAATCAATGATTCCAGTCAAAATATTGCCAAGATTATCAAGGTCATCGATGAAATCGCCTTTCAGACGAACCTGCTGGCCCTGAATGCGGCCGTGGAAGCGGCCCGGGCCGGACAGCACGGCAAAGGATTCGCCGTGGTGGCCGAAGAGGTTCGCAATCTCGCTTCCCGTAGCGCCAAGGCCGCACAGGAGACCGCCGGAATTATCGAGGCGTCCGGAACCAAGGTGGAGTCTGGAAGCCGCATCGCCAACGAAACCGAACACGCCCTGGAAGAGGTGTCCGTACAGGTTACCAAATTGCGGGGACTGCTTGAGGAAATTGCGGAGCAGTCCAACCAGCAGGCCGCACAGGTCACCCAGATCAGCAATGCGCTCAATCAGCTGGACCAGGTGACACAGGCCAATACGTCCAATGCCGAACAAACCGCGTCCGCGTCCGAAGAATTGATGGCCCAGGCCGTGGAATTGCGGCATCTCCTGGATCGGTTCTCGCTGAAGGATCACGCCTCGGCACGACCGGCCCTGACCGAAAGCCGCTATAACAATGCGGACGAGGAAGAGGAACAGGAACCCGGACCGAGCGCATCCACGGATGATGGCTTTGCCGCCTGGTAAATCGAAACAATGTGTCGTATTTTGAGAGTGTTCCGAGGGGCAACCCTTTCTTGCAGAAAGGGCTTTCCCCTCGGGCTGCTCCCCTTCCCAAAGACCGTTCATTCCTCTCGGCTGACGCCGCTCTGATTTTCCGCCAAAATTGCCGGGATTGGTTCAACGGAGCAGCCCTGCCGGATATCCCGGCCGCGCAGCGCGCGGTCGGTAAATGGGATTGCAAAGGGTCGTGGACCCTTTGCCCGCCGGAGGCAATTGTTTCAACAAAGAGGATTTTCATGTTCGAGGGTATTCATCCCCGCACCGAGTATCTGGAAGCCGGGCGTTTGGGCCTGACATTGCAGTGGAGCGTCCGGGGGCTTTGCGGCATGGAGTTGCGTTGGAGCGTGGGGACCGGGCCGGACGCGGCGTTGAGCGCCTGGGGCCGCGCCATGCAGGGGGCGCTTGCGGCGTATGTTCAGGGTCGCGATGCGCCGTGGCCTGCGGTGCCGTTGGACGACACGGGTCTGACGGCGTTCACGCGTTTGATTTTACGAACGTTGCGTGACCGTGTCGGGTACGGTTGTACTGTGGCGTATGGGGAGCTGGCCGCCATGGCCGGGAGACCGGG is a genomic window of Paucidesulfovibrio gracilis DSM 16080 containing:
- a CDS encoding methylated-DNA--[protein]-cysteine S-methyltransferase; amino-acid sequence: MFEGIHPRTEYLEAGRLGLTLQWSVRGLCGMELRWSVGTGPDAALSAWGRAMQGALAAYVQGRDAPWPAVPLDDTGLTAFTRLILRTLRDRVGYGCTVAYGELAAMAGRPGAARAVGGALGRNPWPLLVPCHRVVGAGGALTGFTNPCGLDMKRYLLMCESRSLAE